Part of the Candidozyma auris chromosome 4, complete sequence genome, CTTTCGAGAGCAATGGCCCCACATCTACCCCAGATAAGTCCAAAAAGAAACGGAGGCAGCAGTCGAAGAACGCTCAAAGCAGACACTCGGACGCAACGCTCAAGTTCAGTCGTCCCGATGGTGAGGTCAGCAACCCAGACGACGAAACCCTACACATCAACGCTGTCGCAGCGTCGAATAGCGTTTTACACGTTACATGGCTCGAGAATGCATCTGTCTCATATTTCGATGCTTTACCCTGGCACAATGACGCCGGCTTTGCATTTGAAGGCTTTCAGAAACTTGCTAAATCGAAACAAAAGATCCGTGCTACTGCTCACAGCACTGATGGCCATGATGTGGCGGCTCCTAAGCTTTACCAGGAGCACCACACCGTTATCACAGAGGGCAATGCTTTTCAAGAGGATGTagacgaagacgaagatgaggaaaCGTTAGCAGAAAAGATGAACAAACTTTCAGAACAACTGAGGCAAATGGAGAGCaggaacaagaagaaactcaagcGTCACACCCCTGGTTCTCTAGCAGTTGTTTTGTCACaagtgttgaagaacaacgATAATTCTATGCTCGATGAGGCAGTCCTTGTAAATAGGGACCCAACGATTGTTCGCAACACGATTGCCAGATTGGATCCATCCTTGGCGGTGGTCTTTTTGGACAGGCTTGCCGAGAGACTCACGCGAAACCAGGCTCGTCTGGAGCAATTGTATTTTTGGATCAAGTGGGTAATTGTTATTCATGGAAGTGTGTTGGCGTCAATACCGAACATCAGCAACAAGTTGACAAGCTTACACTCGATCTTGACCAAAAAAGCCGACACTTTACCCCGTTTGCTCGAGTTGCAAGGAAGACTCAGCTTGCTACAGTCGCAAAacactttgaagaaagagatcCTCAACGGTTCTGTGGCCggtgaaaatgaagaaggagaagaagaggtggaGTATATCGAGGAGCTAGACGACGCTGAACACGCTGGTTTGATCAGCGACGAAGACGATGAGATGATGGAGATGGACGGTGAGGACGACTATGAAAACAGCGACGAGGAACTCATGGAAGACGAACAGGAGAACGATATGACGGACGGTGAAGCTTAAACATAATTCTGTGCATATATATACATATATAGAGGTTTTAAAGACCACTGTACACTAGGAACCTTCTATTCATCACATTGCACTCTACGCGCACTGTTCACGCCTCATACAAATACTCAGCTTAAATGGGTATGTCTCAATTGAACTGGAGATTCGTCTATTTGCTTACAATCGGTCTTCGATTTGTTCTAGCTTTGGCGAACTCCTATATACATCCAGATGAACATTTCCAAAGCTTAGAGGTGGCCTCTCTGCTATGGCTAGGGTACCACACCAACATACCTTGGGAGttcacctcttcttcaccagcGAGAAGCTATGTGCCATTGGCAGTCCTATACTACCccattttgaagctttcgCAATATATGGGTCTCGAATTGCCCCTACAGATATGGTACCTATCCAGACTAGTTCTAATGGTGATGTCATGGATGATCACGGATTGGTGTTTGTTTAGGATGCTTCCTACTAAACAGGAGAGAATCAAGGCCATATACTTCACGCTGACATCATACGTTACGCTAGTGTACCAATCACACTGCTTTTCGAACTCTATTGAGAcaatgttggtgatgggCGCTGTTTATatcatcaacgagcttCGCTTCCTTTTTTCGCAGAATGATTCACAGTATGATAAGAGGGACTTGAGGAGGTTGGCTACGATTTTTGGCGCGTTGGTTGCATTTGGTATATTCAACAGAATCACCTTCGCTGCGTTCTTGATCTTTCCATCTGtgtttctccttcaaagtttttggaAGTGGAAGTCACTTTTGTTCTTTGCAGTATTGAGCTTCGCTGTGGTATCTGGTGGGTGCGTGCTTCTCGACTCCGTGCTATTTGGGTCGTTGTCGTTGGCAGATATTGTAAGAGATCCATGGAAAGCTTCTCATTACGTCATCACTCCATTGAACAGTTTACTCTACAATAGCAGCATTGAGAATTTGGGTAAGCATGGGCTCCACCCCAGATATAACCACgtcttgatcaatttgccTCAACTTTTTGGTCCTGGTCTCTTCCTTTTATTCTGCCGTTTTCGAAACAGATACTGGAGGACAACACCTTTCATAAGTGCACTCAGTGGTATTGTGTTTTTGTCAGCCGTGCCCCATCAAGAGCTACGATTCCTCCTTCCCGTGGTACCTCTTTTGTGCTCCTGTTTTGACTTAAGCCTCGGATATAAGGATGAGGCGCCTAAAAAGTCTTGGTTATTGTCGCCTTTGATGGCTCTTTGGTTTGTATTCAATATTATAATGGGTGTGCTTATGGGCATCTTCCATCAAGGCGGCGTTGTTCCTGCTCTTGACCAATTGCACGGGCTACAACTTCAAGATACCGCACAAGTCTGGTGGAGAACGTATTCCCCGCCAACATGGATGTTGGCAGACAGAGAGAATAATTGTCAGTTCATCACTTTAAATGCCGACAACCATAAGTTTTCATTTGAcgagagcaagaagagctACGTGGTTGACGCCATGGGATCTGATTTTGGAATCGTTGACGAGCTAATCAAGGAATTACGTAAGAAGGTCGTCTTGGTGACGCCGATTGCGTCTTTCAAATCGCATTTTGATGACAGCCGGTTCCGCAAAATATGGAGTACTCCGTTCCACTTGGATTTGGATCACCTTGACTGGTCTGATCCTAAAACTTTGCAACCTGGATTAGCAATCTATGAGCTAGTCTAGTGTTTGATGTAACATTATCAAGATAACTCAATCACTTGTAGAAGTCAAACTTGTCATGCTCAGTTCCGCTCTTCACCTGAGCAGTGTAGGCCTCCTCCAAgtcattttgcaaaatcatGTATCTGTTCTTTCTTACCGCACGTAAACCAGCTTCTTGCATGATAGCGGCAATCACGGCACCAGATAATGGATCATTCCGTACAATCAAAGAGTCCAAATCAACTTCTGGAGCCAAGGCCATCTTTGATGCAATAgtggagaaaatcaaacGCCTCTCTCTTCTATCTTTCAATGAAGGgaattcaatttttctgtCCAATCTTCCCGGTCTCAACAATGCAGGATCTAAGGTGTCTGCTCTATTGGTTGCCATGATGACTTTGACGTTGGAAGTTTGATCGAACCCATCCATCTGATTTAACAATTCCAACAAAATTCTTTGCACCTCACGATCAGCACCAGTTTGGGCGTCGAATCTTTTTGTGGCAATGGcgtcaatttcatcaatgaaaATGATTGCAGGTGAGTTTTCCCTAGCTAGACGAAAAACGTCTCTCACCATTCTTGGACCTTCACCTAAGTACTTTTGAACAAACTCTGAACCGTTGATACGGATGAATGATGCAGTAGTGGAGTTGGCAACGGCTTTGACCAACATGGTCTTACCTGTACCTGGAGGGCCGTAAAGCAACACACCTCTGGGCGGATCGATACCAATCTGCGAGTACAAGTCACCTTGCGTCAATGGCAACTCAACAGCTTCCCTAATTTCCTGCTTCTGCATGTCCAAACCACCAACATCAGCATACGTCACGTCTGGTTTCTGGTTGTCACCGACAATCGCAATAGAGGAGTCGGCTTCAGGAGGCAAAATGTCCACAAGAGCATTGGAGTGACGGTGTAATgcaacagaagaagagggcTTTAATAGTTCCCTGTCCAAAGTGGAAAGAATCCTTACCACGTAATTTGATCCGGTGGTACTAGAAACTATACCGGTGTTCTCGTCAATAGGTTCCAAAAACTGGCCAATGACCAAAGGAACCGATCTGATtctcttcacttcttcttgagcacGTACTAgttctctcttcaagtggCGCTGCTCGTCTTTGATGTAGTCCTCCTGTAACAACAATAAGTCCAActctttctccaacttctttaGTTTCAAGTACACGTCCAGGTTATCATCTGTGAAATGAGACCAGTCAAGCTTTGATTTGGGAAGACTGGTTGTGGGAACAACGGGTTGTTCTATGCCTAATTCCTCCATGGCGTTGAAAGTGGTATGTAATCAATTGTTGAACGAGGTAATGTACTGTGGTAACCAGGCGAGATTAGTTACTTGTGGCAAGATAGTGGTATGTACACGACCTATTTAAATTATGGGCAATTGAAATCGTCAAACCAACGTCGAAAACCGTAAAATAGAGGGGTATTAAATTTATCGACTAAAAGCTATTTTGATAATTGCGGCAGCCGTTGATGTGGATTGCCTCATAGTGAGTATAGCGAGCAATGCCTATAATACGCTgtattggctgcgaaaaggGCTCAAATACAAGTGGGACCCTTATGATGAGACGACCCTAAAGACAAAAAATTTCCATTATTGGGCCATGAAAGCATGTATATGTCAAGATGAAATGCTTGGGAAATATAGCGGATTGCCATATTGTGTACCTGTGACAAGCAGCCATCGAACCAAGCACTAAAAGCGTTGAATAATTCGGTTTTGTGATTCTCGGTAGAGCAATTATTAAGAACTAGTCTCTATTTGCCACTGTGTTACGCATTAGAAACTCATTATAATGCCTGCTTGCACCCCACTGGAAGGTTTAAGCTTCCTGACAATTGTCTTGGATGAGGTCACTTACATGGGGATTTGAAGTCTTCATATTTGTTACAGAGACATAATCCATAACTCAACAATTCTGATTTGACACCGGGATGAGCTCATATCATTCGTCAATTTCACTCAATCTCAATTCTCTCTCGCAAAAGTTTGTTagcttcttcattgagGAAATGAAGCGAAGTGAAGTCCTTCACTGTTGTACTTCCAAGTTATCGCTTCCCATCATCCGCCTCTGTTAAGAATGCATATCTTTGCATAAGGAAATTTTCTCCTCTGCGAAGCGTTGATAACCTCAGAAAACGGAAAATCCCCTCTTCTCAATGATTTGCACCAACTGTCGCTTATGCATGGCATCTAGTTAAGACAGCGTTGCGAGTGCGTTGACAGCTGTGTTCAGTGCAGCCAGAAGCTACACAGAACAAGGTTTgaggacaagaagttgtcaaATCCATACAAAGTATATAAAATGACATGACGCAATTGTTGTGGAATTCTCTAATTATCTTAATTCATAATAACCCTCAATCCTTATCAAACCCTTCAATTACCCCATGCAACTTCATGCACAGTGGCCAGAGCTTATATGATGGCACAACTGAACTCTAGATAAAAGTTCAATTGTTTGTTCGAGAAACCACTAATCAAGGAAAACATCGGAAACCGCTGCACGTTCTATCGACTGGTCCCTTGTGCGTCCTGTCCCACTCTCGGTTCCCCTTTAGGCATTTTCTCCGACTCATCCTATCTGTATCTGCCCTCGCGCTTCGGCTCAGGCGGCTCAATCCAGCTGCAACCCTCCACATTTTTCTTGACCAACTGCTACCAGTACTATTTATTTCGAACTCTTCTGGCTCAGTCATTTCTCGTTGGACATGCTCATTCAGTTGGCCCTTGCGGCCTTTGCCCTGGTGGCAGTgttcctcttcttgctcaacagAATTCCCCATGTCACTGTCAGGTCGCTTGGATGGCTATCGCTACGAAACATCACCATTGACCTCAAAGATACGACCGTCCACCTCGATAGAGCATCATTTTGGGTCAATTTCAGACGATCGTCCCAGGAGCCCTTCCGCATGATCCACATAGGCTTGTTCGGGGTATCCGTGCACCAGCGAAGAAGCTCCAACGAGAGCGCTAGGAAGGAGAAACCCAAGGCGCCGTCGATTCCCGAACATTTGGAGTTTACTGTGCCTGAGTGGGCTTACCGCTGGACGCTCAAGAGATCCTGGATCAATCAGATTGACATTCATGTGTTGCGGTGCTCATACCACAATGAAGCTGTCTCGGAAGACATATCGGCCCATTTCGACTATGTTCGTCTTCACAACCGCTACAACCCATCTACCAGCGTCTACAGGTTATCTTTGTCGGTCATTGACGGCTACTTGATGAACCTGCACTCCGATTTGTCGGGAACCGGAAAGCTGATCAAAATATTTCGCAGCGTTGCTGTTGCCCTTGAGTCCTCGTTGGTATTTTCATGTTGTGCACTCAACAGGAAGATAATGGTGGTCAATTGGAAGGACATATCTGTCCAGCTCTCCGTGGCTAACCCGTACATTAAGCCCATTTCAGGGTTGAAGGCTCAGGTGTGCCAGAATAATGAGAAAACAACATATGACGCCTCTGACAAAATCCCTATGTTGGACCAGATAATCAAGGCTTTCGCCATAATGTCGTCTGTGGAACTTCGTGTGGAAAGTTTCAAGGCTGAATTCTCTGATATAGCGCTTGAGGTGTCCAGTACTTTGCTATCCttgaaaagagagaaatcTTTTAAGCTCCACACCATCGCTGCTGCGTCCGCCTACGTCAACTCACTCAGAGTCTTCAACTCTGAGACAAAGTGCGTTGACATTCCATCCCTTACATATTTATTTGAGTGTGATTTGGCGGACTTATTCAGGGCCTATGAGTCCAATAATAAGGACAATTTCTTTGTCGATGTGAGCACAAGTCTTGATATCACTCATCCATCTCTTGATATTtattttgatcaactcGGTCCCATCATGGCCATGTTAAAACTGTCTCACCAGAAGTCGAAGAATACCGCTGtgcaagaacaaaaatCATTCATGCCAGTGCCTTTGAGTAAGTACCTTCGGAAGCTAAGGGTGACGTCCGTGAAGCTTGGAGTATCTGACATAAGATTGACACTACATTTGCCTGCCATGGGTCTGAATGAATTCAATCGTTCTTCGGTCAATAATGTCACCGCAACGATGAACGTGGCCTATATATTGACAAAgtattcatcaaaagaattggGCAAAATTCTTCTGCTTCGTCATACTCCGGATGACCCACCAGCAACTCTTAAAGCTTTAGTGAAGGTCAAAAACTTGTTAGTTGATATCGAAGAGAACCTGGCATCAACGACAACGATGACCTTGATGGTTGCATATTGCCTCAATACTCATAGAGTGAAGTTAAAATTCTTGACCAAACGACTTATGACTAAATCTGTCAACAACATGATCTTCTATGTGGTTCGTCGTTTACGTGAGAGTCATATAAAACATTATAATGAGATGTGCAAGAACATTGTTCTGACAGACGTTTCCGATAAAGTTGAGCACGAAATTGCTGAAGCTGATGATAAAACTGTCGAATATATCGACATCCTTCAATTGATTCCAGAGTTTGTGACCCTGATTTCCCTTAGTGCGAAGGAGTTACATGGCACAATAGTTTGTAAAGACGGGCTCCCGTCGCATAAGGTACCAAGTGACACACTTGATGACACATTAGATTTAGCTGATTTCAGAAGGGGGGTGTCATTGGTAATGAGGGACTACAAGTCTACATTCGATAGAAGAAATAAGCGCTTTTCTACGGACTTTGCAGAAATCGAAGTGTTTGTCCTTAGTGAGTATGCTGCAAAACATATTCATAAAGACTTCCTTGACAATCAAGCTGGCGTCGCAGTCGAGGAAGATTTCAGTGATCTTCTGAGTATAGAGTCATTTGGTGATGAGGATAAAGAGAAATCTTCTACTTCAAAACAGCGCAGTGTTTTAGTTGTTAAAGATCTCAGCATCAGAACTATACACAACAGAACGGACAAGTTGATCGTGACGGTTCCCGAAGTTGATGGGAAGATCGATATGTTTTTGATTTGGTGCATTTTCTATGCTCGAAGTTTGCTCAAACAATTTCAACCCAACGTTAAAATCGAATACTCAAAAAATGATGTGAAACGACTCACGGGTCACCATAAAAAGATTAAACTTGACGTAAACCTAGATTCTGTTGCCTTGAAGATTCTGCTCCCTAATAATGTGGACACCCTTTTTGAGATAGAGGGAATGAAAATCAGTGATGCAACCAACTGGCCGAGATTTGACCTCAAGCACTGTCGACTCTACGTTGTTCACCCTGCAACGAAGGCTTGGACCAGATTGATTTGCATTCACAATACCCATTCATCTTTAGgcgagcttcttcaagatacTTGCTACTTGAAGTCATCCAGTATCTTGATTTACGTTCCATTTCGCTACTTATTTTACTCTGTCATTGACAATATCATTACAATGGTGAAAGCCAGTAAGCAGATTATTcacaatttcaagaagctcaacgaAGGCGATCACAATTTTGAACGTCTTATGCCAGAGGAAAAGCGTCCAATTTTATTCCCAAGCATTAATTGGTGCGCAGATAAATTTAATCTATCCTTAGAAGACGACATATTCGAGACTGAGCTTAGTCTCATATACGAATTGGGTCAAATTGAGCAGCTTAtcagaaaaaagaaatggctaaaatttgaagaggaagCCAAAGCACTTCGAGAACAAGTCAAAACCCAATCCACTGAATTAGACGCAAATGCTTCCGTTGACAAGAGacgctttctttcttcccGAAGGTCTAAAAAGCCATGCCACCATGGCCATATAAACATTGCCAATACTTTCCGCCATGGATTTAGTAGAGGTCTGGAGAAAAGTGTTCCCAATAGATCTGGGACAACCCTTCCTGAAAGTCTAAGAACCGAACAATCGGATTTTAGTCCGGAATCACTAGGCTTCAATTCGGAGGATATCGAGGCTCAAATAGAGCAGGCAAGAGAGCGTCTCAACGAAGAAATTTCTATGTCATGGATTGCAAATTTCAATAGGTTTAATAGGACGAAGTATACAAGAGCCAGGCGCATGAAGACCAAGATCACTGGCAATGACCGGATCTCGCCATTGATGGGAGAGAAGTACAACATTCAAAAACTGGCTCCAGGCGCTCCTATAATGGCAGTGTCCTTCCATGGCTTCGATCTCACACTCAAGAAGGCTGAAATTGATAACATTGATGAGTTTTTGAGAGTGTACGGCAAAGGTCAGCCTAAACTTCAGTACTCAATTCT contains:
- the UTP5 gene encoding Utp5p, yielding MSSSLLIARFDPTLTYLASAVQALDVHQVKVQSLISSQDSINASINLGKNQKISNLQWVSANKLSLIALCLTNGTIALYSPVSNSIVAELECPSSLQVTDFHFSEATQTGWSADIGGNIYEWDMQTNQLLSKTALFDLLELAESVSRLSSVSYNREPHLLVATQNVYLIHPRTHTVVKSFHAHVSPIHSLFPVRGLPDVFVTAAENDRFVNIYSISQGSTKAVLVAEASTEHVALARHDAKGSILAAVTESGVVEVFKDPLTFESNGPTSTPDKSKKKRRQQSKNAQSRHSDATLKFSRPDGEVSNPDDETLHINAVAASNSVLHVTWLENASVSYFDALPWHNDAGFAFEGFQKLAKSKQKIRATAHSTDGHDVAAPKLYQEHHTVITEGNAFQEDVDEDEDEETLAEKMNKLSEQSRQMESRNKKKLKRHTPGSLAVVLSQVLKNNDNSMLDEAVLVNRDPTIVRNTIARLDPSLAVVFLDRLAERLTRNQARSEQLYFWIKWVIVIHGSVLASIPNISNKLTSLHSILTKKADTLPRLLELQGRLSLLQSQNTLKKEILNGSVAGENEEGEEEVEYIEELDDAEHAGLISDEDDEMMEMDGEDDYENSDEELMEDEQENDMTDGEA
- the SMP3 gene encoding glycosylphosphatidylinositol-alpha 1,2 mannosyltransferase; the protein is MGMSQLNWRFVYLLTIGLRFVLALANSYIHPDEHFQSLEVASSLWLGYHTNIPWEFTSSSPARSYVPLAVLYYPILKLSQYMGLELPLQIWYLSRLVLMVMSWMITDWCLFRMLPTKQERIKAIYFTSTSYVTLVYQSHCFSNSIETMLVMGAVYIINELRFLFSQNDSQYDKRDLRRLATIFGALVAFGIFNRITFAAFLIFPSVFLLQSFWKWKSLLFFAVLSFAVVSGGCVLLDSVLFGSLSLADIVRDPWKASHYVITPLNSLLYNSSIENLGKHGLHPRYNHVLINLPQLFGPGLFLLFCRFRNRYWRTTPFISALSGIVFLSAVPHQELRFLLPVVPLLCSCFDLSLGYKDEAPKKSWLLSPLMALWFVFNIIMGVLMGIFHQGGVVPALDQLHGLQLQDTAQVWWRTYSPPTWMLADRENNCQFITLNADNHKFSFDESKKSYVVDAMGSDFGIVDELIKELRKKVVLVTPIASFKSHFDDSRFRKIWSTPFHLDLDHLDWSDPKTLQPGLAIYELV
- the PR26 gene encoding proteasome regulatory particle base subunit RPT3, encoding MEELGIEQPVVPTTSLPKSKLDWSHFTDDNSDVYLKLKKLEKELDLLLLQEDYIKDEQRHLKRELVRAQEEVKRIRSVPLVIGQFLEPIDENTGIVSSTTGSNYVVRILSTLDRELLKPSSSVALHRHSNALVDILPPEADSSIAIVGDNQKPDVTYADVGGLDMQKQEIREAVELPLTQGDLYSQIGIDPPRGVLLYGPPGTGKTMLVKAVANSTTASFIRINGSEFVQKYLGEGPRMVRDVFRLARENSPAIIFIDEIDAIATKRFDAQTGADREVQRILLELLNQMDGFDQTSNVKVIMATNRADTLDPALLRPGRLDRKIEFPSLKDRRERRLIFSTIASKMALAPEVDLDSLIVRNDPLSGAVIAAIMQEAGLRAVRKNRYMILQNDLEEAYTAQVKSGTEHDKFDFYK